The region GGCAATGGGGCAGTTGGGCCATGGAGCCGTGGGACCGTAGGGCGATGGTGTTAGGCTCGGCCCCGGGACAGGACGAGGGAGCCAAGATGAAGATCACCCGCGTATACGCTCCGGTCCGCGAGCAGGTCGCGGACGCGATCCGGGCAGAGATCATCAACGGTGGCCTCAAGCCCGGCCAGCGGCTCATCGAACGAGAACTCTGCGCCGAGCTCGATGTCGGGCGGAACACGCTCCGCGAGGCCTACCGGCAGCTCGAGGTCGAAGGCTTCATCACCATCGCCCCCCACAAGGGGCCGACCGTCACCGTCCTGACCGACGACGAAGCCCGACAGGTCTACGAGGTGCGCGAAGCGCTCGAGTGCATGGCCGTACGCCTGTTCGTCGAACGTGGGAGCGACGCGGACATCGACCGACTGCGCTCGGCGGTGGACGCCGTGCGGAAGGCGCACACCTCCGGCGAGGTGGCCGCGATGCTCGAAGTCAAGAAGGACTTCTACGACGCGCTCTACGCCGGCTCCGGCAACGACATACTCCGCGACCAGGCCGCGCTACTCCAGAGCCGCCTCTACCGCCTCCGCGCCCGGTCACTCTCCAGCGCGGGCCGGCCCGATGCGAGCGTGACCGAGATCGAACGCGTCCTCGACCGGATCATCGCCCGGGACGCAGCCGGGGCCGCCGACCTCTGGGGACAACACATTCGTCGCGCGGCAGGAGCAGCGCTCGGCGGAGCGACGAATCACCGGACGGCCGACAACGTGCATGCTTGACGAGCGCGAGCCGGGTGCGGCTGGCATCTCCACCCCTGAGCGGAGGACAGCCACGGGGTTCGACCACCTCTCGAGATCGTCCGGACCTACCTACGAATGGGCGGTCCGGTTCAGATCGCGCCGGACTCGACGGTCGGGGCGGGCGGTGATCGCGACCTTTGCCGAGGCCGGGCCGCAACAGTGCGAGCGTCCCGGACGTATTGCCTAGTGATGCTCCGTCAGGTGCTCCGCGGTCCACCGGCCGCCTCTACAGCCATCCGGCAACGGCGGGAAGCGATGGCCCTTCACGTCCGTGCTCTCGAATCCGTGGCCGCAGCCCGCATCACACCGATAGATGCCGCTGGCCGGCACGATCTCGCCGGGCCGGAAGCTGTCGCCGCACTCAACCATGATCGTCCCTTCCTTGGTTCGGGTTCACGCCTACCCTGCGACCAGGCAGGCCACTCACTCGGCTTCGACACCTCACTCCGTGAGTGCCTCCAGGCCGACGAGAGGCTCGCGCTGCGCACCCGGCGGACGAGGCCACGGACGAGAAGCGCGGCTGCGGCGATTCCGGGCAGGCAGTGCACGGCCAGCACGCCGAGGAGGCCGTTGACCCCACTCAGCCGGCGCGTTGCGAATCGAGGAGTGGCCGCGCCGCGTATCGCTCCGGACACCCCACCTCGGCGATCCACTGCGGCCCGGCGTTGCCGCTCACGCGTTCCGCGCGCGCCTGGCGGGCCAGGCGCTTATGCGGGTCGTGAGTCCCAGAGTGCGCGTGCCGGGTTTCGTGGTGCGGAACCTGAAACTCCAGGCAGCGAATGGGATTCTCCTCCGAGCGGACGACGGGATTCGAACCCGCGACCCTCACCTTGGCAAGGTGATGCGCTACCAGCTGCGCTACGTCCGCATGCACTCGGTCTCCCGGTGCTTGCCGGGGCTGCTCGCTCCGGGTGAACCTTAGCGCAGGGGCAGGTGCGGTCCGCCGCCGGCTTCCGCCCGGCCCGTTCTGCGACAGACACGGGCCCTGGGCCCCGGCGCCCACGTCCGGAGGTGGTCGGGCGAGTACCGGCCGGGCGAGGTAGCGAGCGTGCTTGACGCGACGAGGCGGTCGTGGTCGTGCTCGGGATCCGGAATGCCGGGGGCAGCCGACGGGTCGGCCGCCCCGAACATCTCGGTCCCGATAGCTGCGGCTACAGGGCGGGTCGGTGCTGCCGCCACGGGTTGGCTGCCTCGTAGGCAGCTGCTGCAGCGAACACGGACAGGTCGTCGTAGGCGCGGCCCGCGATCTGCAGACCGGTCGGAACCCCACTGGTCGGAGAGAAGCCGCTCGGGATCGAGGCGACGGGCAAGGGGCTGGTCAGGTTGAACGGGTAGGTGAGCGCCCAGCCGAGGTAGGGCAACGCCGGCTTCCCGTTGATCTCGAACGTCTCGTCCTCGTTGCTGTGGTCGGCGGCCACCGACGGCACTGCGAGGGTCGGACAGATGAGCAGGTCGTAGTTCTCGAAGATCTTGCCGAGCTTCTGGTACATCTCGTACCGGACGCGGTTGACGTCGTAGAACTTCTTCACCGAGTGTGTCGCCCCGCGTTCGATGAGCTTGACCACGAACGGATCGAGCTCGAACCGCCACCGTGGCAACTGGTCACCGGCCAGCGCCCAGAACAGACCTTCCCAGTTGGTGAGCCAGGCGTCGAGGACGCTGAAATCCCAGGCGAGGTCCACGTCGTCGACGGTGGCGCCGAGGCTCTCGAACACAGCGGCCGCACGTCGAGTGTTCTCCTGGACCTCGTCGGAGATCTCGAAGTATCCGAGGTCCATCGACAGGGCGATGCGTGTACCCGCGATCGCGTCGAATTCCGCGAGGATGGGCATCGAGTCACGAAGCGAGTGGATGTCAGCAGGATGCTGGCCCGACATGACGTTCTGCATCAGGCCGGCGTCCGCAACGCTGCGCGTCAGCGGTCCGTAGTGCAGGACACTCTCGCTGGGGTGCTCGCGGTCCGTGGGGTTGCGGCCGAAAGGGGGCTTGTAGCCGAACACCCCGTTGGCGGACGCAGGGATGCGGATCGAGCCCCCGCCGTCGGTGCCGTCGGCCAGTGTCGTGATCCCCGCCGCGAGGGCGGCGCCCGCGCCACCCGACGACCCACC is a window of Pseudonocardia sp. T1-2H DNA encoding:
- a CDS encoding amidase, translating into MDYTDSDLCYITATEALAAFRSGTLSPVDLMQAVVKRSEEVNPKLNCLTYDYFDRALDQARKAEAVYARNPEEARPLEGVPCAIKDWHSVAGEITTYGSKAFRNFRPETSAPTVERLLDAGAIMHCRTTTPEQAHSGVTKSPLWGITRNPWNTEFSPGGSSGGAGAALAAGITTLADGTDGGGSIRIPASANGVFGYKPPFGRNPTDREHPSESVLHYGPLTRSVADAGLMQNVMSGQHPADIHSLRDSMPILAEFDAIAGTRIALSMDLGYFEISDEVQENTRRAAAVFESLGATVDDVDLAWDFSVLDAWLTNWEGLFWALAGDQLPRWRFELDPFVVKLIERGATHSVKKFYDVNRVRYEMYQKLGKIFENYDLLICPTLAVPSVAADHSNEDETFEINGKPALPYLGWALTYPFNLTSPLPVASIPSGFSPTSGVPTGLQIAGRAYDDLSVFAAAAAYEAANPWRQHRPAL
- a CDS encoding GntR family transcriptional regulator, whose amino-acid sequence is MKITRVYAPVREQVADAIRAEIINGGLKPGQRLIERELCAELDVGRNTLREAYRQLEVEGFITIAPHKGPTVTVLTDDEARQVYEVREALECMAVRLFVERGSDADIDRLRSAVDAVRKAHTSGEVAAMLEVKKDFYDALYAGSGNDILRDQAALLQSRLYRLRARSLSSAGRPDASVTEIERVLDRIIARDAAGAADLWGQHIRRAAGAALGGATNHRTADNVHA